One part of the Pseudomonas sp. MYb118 genome encodes these proteins:
- a CDS encoding diacylglycerol kinase: protein MSPFKGQTGLKRILNASGYSLDGLRAAFNGEAAFRQLVLLNVILIPLSFFLNVSRVEQAVLIAVCLLALIVELLNSAVEAAIDRISLELHPLSKNAKDMGSAAQLVALTMITLVWAVILL, encoded by the coding sequence ATGTCACCTTTCAAAGGCCAGACCGGCCTGAAACGCATCCTCAACGCCTCCGGTTATTCGCTGGACGGCCTGCGCGCCGCCTTCAACGGCGAAGCGGCTTTTCGCCAATTGGTATTGCTCAACGTCATCCTGATCCCGCTTTCGTTCTTCCTGAACGTCAGTCGTGTCGAGCAGGCGGTGCTGATTGCCGTCTGCCTGCTGGCCTTGATCGTCGAGTTGCTCAACTCGGCGGTTGAAGCGGCCATCGACCGTATTTCCCTGGAACTGCACCCGCTGTCGAAGAATGCCAAGGACATGGGCAGTGCCGCCCAACTGGTGGCGCTGACCATGATTACCCTGGTGTGGGCGGTGATCCTGCTTTAA
- the rimO gene encoding 30S ribosomal protein S12 methylthiotransferase RimO, which yields MSTTPAPANPKVGFVSLGCPKALVDSERILTQLRMEGYDVVSTYQDADVVVVNTCGFIDSAKAESLEVIGEAIKENGKVIVTGCMGVEEGNIRDVHPSVLAVTGPQQYEQVVSAVHEVVPPKQDHNPLIDLVPPQGIKLTPRHYAYLKISEGCNHSCSFCIIPSMRGKLVSRPVGDVLDEAQRLVKSGVKELLVISQDTSAYGVDVKYRTGFWNGAPVKTRMTELCEALSTLGVWVRLHYVYPYPHVDELIPLMAAGKILPYLDIPFQHASPKVLKSMKRPAFEDKTLARIKNWREICPDLIIRSTFIVGFPGETEEDFQYLLDWLTEAQLDRVGCFQYSPVEGAPANDLNLEIVPDDVKQDRWERFMAHQQAISSARLQMRIGREIEVLVDEVDEQGAVGRCFFDAPEIDGNVFIDNGSNLKPGDKVWCKVTDADEYDLWAEQI from the coding sequence ATGTCCACCACTCCTGCGCCAGCCAATCCGAAAGTTGGCTTCGTATCCCTGGGTTGCCCCAAAGCACTGGTCGACTCCGAGCGCATCCTGACCCAGCTGCGCATGGAAGGGTATGACGTCGTGTCCACCTACCAGGACGCCGACGTGGTGGTGGTCAACACTTGCGGCTTCATCGACTCGGCCAAGGCTGAATCGCTGGAAGTAATCGGCGAAGCCATCAAGGAAAACGGCAAGGTGATCGTCACCGGCTGCATGGGCGTGGAAGAAGGCAACATCCGCGACGTGCACCCGAGCGTGCTGGCCGTGACCGGCCCGCAGCAGTACGAGCAGGTAGTCAGCGCGGTGCACGAAGTGGTGCCACCCAAGCAGGATCACAACCCGCTGATCGACCTGGTGCCGCCGCAAGGCATCAAGCTGACCCCGCGCCACTACGCGTACCTGAAGATTTCCGAAGGCTGCAACCACAGCTGCAGCTTCTGCATCATCCCGTCGATGCGCGGCAAGCTGGTCAGCCGTCCGGTGGGTGACGTGCTCGACGAGGCCCAGCGCCTGGTCAAGTCCGGCGTCAAGGAGCTGCTGGTGATCTCCCAGGACACCAGCGCCTACGGCGTCGACGTGAAATACCGCACCGGCTTCTGGAACGGCGCGCCGGTGAAAACCCGCATGACCGAACTGTGCGAAGCCCTGAGCACCCTCGGTGTCTGGGTACGCTTGCACTACGTTTACCCGTACCCGCACGTCGATGAGCTGATCCCGCTGATGGCCGCCGGCAAGATCCTGCCGTACCTGGACATCCCGTTCCAGCACGCCAGCCCGAAAGTGCTGAAGTCGATGAAACGCCCGGCGTTCGAAGACAAGACCCTGGCGCGCATCAAGAACTGGCGTGAAATCTGCCCGGACCTGATCATCCGCTCGACCTTCATCGTCGGCTTCCCTGGCGAAACCGAAGAAGACTTCCAGTACCTGCTCGACTGGCTGACCGAAGCCCAGCTCGACCGCGTCGGCTGCTTCCAGTACTCGCCGGTGGAAGGCGCCCCGGCCAATGACCTGAACCTCGAAATCGTTCCGGACGACGTCAAGCAGGACCGTTGGGAGCGCTTCATGGCGCACCAACAAGCCATCAGCTCGGCGCGCCTGCAAATGCGCATCGGCCGTGAAATCGAAGTGCTGGTCGATGAAGTCGACGAGCAAGGCGCGGTTGGCCGCTGCTTCTTCGATGCCCCGGAAATCGACGGCAACGTGTTCATCGATAACGGCAGCAACCTCAAGCCGGGCGACAAGGTCTGGTGCAAAGTGACCGACGCCGACGAATACGACCTCTGGGCCGAACAGATCTAA
- a CDS encoding LysR family transcriptional regulator, with the protein MRFTLRQLQVFVAVAQQESVSRAAGLLNLSQSAASTSITELERQSSCQLFDRAGKRLSLNALGKQLLPQAVALLDQSKEIEDLLNGKSGFGSLAVGATLTIGNYLATLLIGSFMQRHPESQVKLHVQNTANIVQQVAHYEIDLGLIEGDCNHPDIEVQSWVEDELVVFCAPQHPLASRGTATMDELSLEAWILREQGSGTRLTFDQAMRHHRSALNIRLELEHTEAIKRAVESGLGIGCISRLALRDAFRRGSLVPVETPDLDLARQFYFIWHKQKYQTSAMREFLDLCRAFTAGVQRSDEIVLPPIA; encoded by the coding sequence ATGCGATTTACTCTCCGTCAGCTTCAAGTCTTCGTCGCCGTCGCCCAGCAGGAGAGCGTTTCCCGCGCTGCGGGGCTGCTCAATCTCTCGCAATCGGCGGCGAGCACCTCGATCACCGAACTGGAGCGCCAGTCCAGCTGCCAGCTGTTCGACCGTGCCGGCAAACGCCTGAGCCTCAACGCGCTCGGTAAACAGTTGCTGCCACAAGCGGTGGCGCTGCTGGACCAGTCGAAGGAAATCGAAGACCTGCTCAACGGCAAGTCCGGTTTCGGCTCCCTGGCAGTGGGCGCGACCCTGACCATCGGCAATTACCTGGCCACCCTGTTGATCGGCAGCTTCATGCAGCGCCATCCGGAAAGCCAGGTGAAGCTGCACGTGCAGAACACTGCCAACATTGTGCAACAGGTGGCGCACTATGAAATTGATCTGGGTCTAATCGAGGGTGATTGCAACCATCCGGACATCGAAGTGCAAAGCTGGGTCGAGGACGAACTGGTGGTGTTCTGCGCGCCACAACATCCCTTGGCCAGCCGCGGCACGGCGACCATGGATGAACTGAGCCTGGAAGCCTGGATCCTGCGCGAACAGGGCTCCGGTACCCGACTGACCTTTGACCAGGCCATGCGTCACCACCGCAGCGCACTGAATATCCGCCTGGAGCTGGAGCACACCGAAGCGATCAAGCGCGCCGTCGAGTCAGGCCTGGGCATTGGCTGCATTTCACGCCTGGCCCTGCGCGATGCCTTTCGCCGGGGCAGCCTGGTGCCGGTGGAAACGCCCGACCTGGACCTGGCCCGGCAGTTCTATTTCATCTGGCACAAACAGAAATATCAGACGTCGGCGATGCGTGAGTTTCTCGATCTGTGCCGCGCCTTTACCGCAGGGGTCCAGCGCAGCGACGAGATCGTCCTGCCGCCGATCGCTTAA
- a CDS encoding SDR family oxidoreductase, which translates to MHPYFSLQGRTALVTGGTRGIGKMIAKAYVEAGATVYVCARDAEACQQTADELSAYGKCHGVAANLASEEGVQQLATRLGERLTHLDILVNNAGTTWGAPLESYPVKGWEKVMQLNVTSVFTCIQQFLPLLRKGGSAANPARIINIGSVAGISSFGEQAYAYGPSKAALHQLSRILARELVSQHINVNVIAPGRFPSKMTQHIGNDEQALAEDTALIPMQRWGREEEMAALAISLASTAGAYMTGNIIPLDGGFSL; encoded by the coding sequence ATGCACCCGTACTTTTCCCTGCAAGGCCGCACCGCACTGGTGACCGGCGGCACCCGCGGTATCGGCAAGATGATCGCCAAGGCCTATGTCGAAGCCGGCGCCACCGTGTACGTCTGTGCCCGGGATGCCGAGGCCTGCCAGCAAACCGCTGACGAATTGAGCGCCTACGGCAAGTGCCACGGCGTGGCCGCCAACCTCGCCAGCGAGGAAGGCGTGCAGCAACTGGCAACGCGCCTGGGCGAACGCCTCACCCACCTCGACATCCTGGTGAACAACGCCGGCACCACCTGGGGTGCGCCGCTGGAGAGCTACCCGGTCAAGGGCTGGGAAAAGGTCATGCAGCTCAACGTGACCTCGGTGTTCACCTGCATCCAGCAATTTCTGCCGCTGCTGCGCAAGGGCGGGTCGGCGGCCAATCCCGCGCGGATCATCAACATCGGCTCGGTGGCCGGGATTTCTTCCTTTGGCGAACAGGCGTACGCCTACGGGCCGAGCAAGGCAGCCCTGCACCAGTTGTCGCGGATACTGGCGCGGGAACTGGTGAGCCAGCACATCAACGTCAACGTGATTGCCCCGGGGCGTTTCCCCAGCAAGATGACCCAGCACATCGGCAATGATGAGCAGGCGCTGGCCGAGGACACGGCGCTGATCCCGATGCAGCGCTGGGGCCGCGAGGAAGAGATGGCGGCGTTGGCGATCAGCCTGGCGAGTACGGCGGGGGCCTACATGACCGGGAACATCATTCCGTTGGATGGGGGGTTCAGTCTCTGA
- a CDS encoding DUF3077 domain-containing protein, with protein sequence MSKPSPTELKTIGLTPLIYCSNQPLFHVTRDVPLSDALSMASDFLFLAKGLTEDAAYARDSDRHAWAAHYLAQMSKALVDDVVKVLTPSPARTKDKAQK encoded by the coding sequence ATGAGCAAGCCTTCACCCACAGAACTCAAAACCATCGGCCTTACGCCTCTCATCTACTGCTCCAACCAACCCCTGTTCCACGTCACCCGCGACGTCCCCTTGAGCGACGCACTGTCCATGGCCTCCGATTTCCTGTTCCTCGCCAAAGGCCTGACCGAAGACGCCGCCTACGCCCGAGATTCCGACCGACACGCCTGGGCCGCGCATTACCTGGCGCAAATGAGCAAAGCCTTGGTAGATGATGTGGTGAAAGTGCTGACGCCATCGCCTGCGCGCACAAAAGACAAAGCGCAAAAATAA
- a CDS encoding GNAT family N-acetyltransferase, whose protein sequence is MRQHAVIHTPKQSDYPELTRVWEDSVRATHDFLPDSYIELLKNLVLTRYLDAVMLICTKDSRQRITGFAGVAAGKIEMLFIDPAHRGQGLGKQLLRYAMEHLNADELDVNEQNPQALGFYFKQGFEVIGRSEVDGMGQPYPLLHMRLRQPEQLTRKA, encoded by the coding sequence ATGCGCCAACATGCGGTCATCCACACGCCGAAACAAAGTGACTATCCGGAACTGACCCGGGTCTGGGAAGACTCGGTGCGCGCCACCCACGATTTCTTGCCCGACAGCTATATCGAACTGCTGAAAAACCTGGTGCTGACCCGTTACCTGGACGCAGTAATGCTGATCTGCACCAAGGACTCACGCCAGCGCATCACCGGGTTTGCCGGGGTCGCGGCGGGCAAGATCGAAATGCTCTTCATCGACCCGGCGCACCGTGGCCAGGGCCTGGGCAAGCAACTGCTGCGCTACGCCATGGAGCACCTGAACGCCGATGAACTGGACGTCAACGAACAGAACCCGCAGGCGCTGGGGTTCTACTTCAAGCAGGGTTTCGAGGTGATCGGCCGCTCGGAGGTCGATGGCATGGGGCAACCGTATCCGTTGCTGCACATGCGGCTGCGCCAGCCCGAGCAACTGACGCGCAAGGCCTGA
- a CDS encoding DUF1456 family protein → MIHNDVLRSVRYMLDISDKKVVEIIKLGGMDVALDDVKAYLDKKEEDEEGFVRCPDEVMAHFLDGLVVFKRGKDDSRPPQPIEVPVTNNIILKKLRVAFELKEDDMHAILKAADFPVSKPELSALFRKFGHTNYRPCGDQLLRNFLKGLTLRVRPQ, encoded by the coding sequence ATGATTCACAACGACGTACTGCGCAGCGTGCGCTACATGCTCGACATCAGCGACAAGAAAGTCGTCGAAATCATCAAGCTCGGCGGCATGGACGTGGCGCTCGATGACGTGAAAGCCTACCTGGACAAGAAGGAAGAAGACGAAGAAGGCTTCGTGCGCTGCCCGGACGAGGTCATGGCGCACTTCCTCGATGGCCTGGTGGTGTTCAAGCGCGGCAAGGACGACAGCCGTCCGCCGCAGCCGATAGAAGTGCCGGTCACCAACAACATCATCCTGAAGAAGCTCCGCGTGGCGTTCGAGCTCAAGGAAGACGACATGCACGCGATCCTCAAGGCCGCCGATTTCCCGGTGTCCAAGCCGGAGCTGAGCGCGCTGTTCCGCAAGTTCGGCCACACCAACTACCGCCCGTGTGGCGACCAGTTGCTGCGCAACTTCCTCAAGGGCCTGACCCTGCGCGTTCGCCCACAGTAA
- the tsaA gene encoding tRNA (N6-threonylcarbamoyladenosine(37)-N6)-methyltransferase TrmO, which produces MTYSVSPIGFVRSCFKEKFAIPRQPQLAPAARGVLELVAPFDQGDAVQGLEQVSHVWLLFLFHQALEDKPRLKVRPPRLGGNKSMGVFATRATHRPNGIGQSVVKLDKVEADRLWISGIDLLDGTPILDIKPYVPYADIIDSASNAIASAAPQPIAVQWADDALRQAHAHAQRLAEPLVELIEQCLAQDPRPAYQTPAPEREYGAQFWDVDVRWHYPTPEMIRVLEVVPANAQ; this is translated from the coding sequence ATGACCTACAGCGTTTCCCCCATCGGCTTCGTACGCTCCTGCTTCAAGGAAAAATTCGCCATCCCGCGCCAGCCGCAACTGGCCCCGGCCGCCCGTGGCGTGCTGGAACTGGTGGCACCGTTCGATCAGGGGGATGCGGTGCAAGGGCTGGAGCAGGTCAGCCATGTGTGGCTGTTGTTCCTGTTTCACCAGGCGCTGGAGGACAAACCCCGGCTCAAGGTGCGCCCGCCGCGCCTGGGCGGCAACAAGTCCATGGGGGTGTTCGCCACCCGCGCCACGCACCGCCCCAATGGCATTGGCCAGTCGGTGGTGAAGCTGGACAAGGTCGAGGCCGATCGCCTGTGGATATCGGGCATCGACCTGCTGGACGGCACGCCGATCCTCGACATCAAACCCTACGTGCCTTACGCCGACATCATCGACAGCGCCAGCAACGCTATCGCCAGCGCGGCGCCGCAGCCGATTGCCGTGCAATGGGCCGATGACGCGCTACGACAGGCCCACGCTCATGCACAGCGGCTGGCGGAACCGTTGGTCGAGCTGATCGAGCAATGCCTGGCCCAAGACCCACGCCCGGCCTACCAGACACCCGCCCCCGAACGCGAATACGGCGCGCAATTCTGGGACGTGGACGTGCGCTGGCATTACCCGACACCGGAAATGATTCGGGTGCTGGAAGTCGTTCCCGCAAACGCACAATGA
- the fpr gene encoding ferredoxin-NADP reductase, whose translation MSNMNHERVLSVHHWNDTLFSFKCTRDPGLRFENGQFVMIGLQQPNGRPLMRAYSIASPNWEEHLEFFSIKVPDGPLTSQLQHLKEGDEIIISKKPTGTLVLDDLKPGKHLYLLSTGTGLAPFMSVIQDPETYERFEKVILCHGVRYVNEVAYREFITEHLPQNEFFGEALRDKLIYYPTVTREPFENEGRLTDLMRSGKLFRDIGLPPINPQDDRAMLCGSPSMLDETSEVLNSFGLTVSPRMREPGDYLIERAFVEK comes from the coding sequence ATGAGCAACATGAACCACGAGCGTGTCCTCAGTGTTCACCACTGGAACGACACTCTGTTCAGCTTCAAGTGCACCCGCGATCCGGGCCTGCGCTTCGAGAACGGTCAGTTCGTGATGATCGGCCTGCAACAGCCCAACGGCCGCCCGCTTATGCGCGCTTACTCGATCGCCAGCCCGAACTGGGAAGAGCATCTCGAGTTCTTCAGCATCAAGGTGCCGGATGGTCCGCTGACCTCCCAGCTGCAGCACCTGAAGGAAGGCGACGAGATCATTATCAGCAAGAAGCCTACCGGCACGCTGGTACTGGACGACCTCAAGCCTGGCAAACACTTGTACCTGCTCAGCACCGGTACTGGCCTGGCGCCGTTCATGAGCGTCATCCAGGACCCGGAAACCTACGAGCGTTTCGAAAAAGTGATCCTGTGCCACGGCGTGCGCTACGTCAACGAAGTCGCCTACCGCGAATTCATCACCGAGCACCTGCCGCAGAACGAGTTCTTCGGCGAGGCGCTGCGTGACAAGTTGATCTACTACCCGACCGTGACCCGCGAGCCATTCGAAAACGAAGGCCGCCTGACCGACCTGATGCGCAGCGGCAAGCTGTTCCGCGACATCGGCCTGCCACCGATCAACCCGCAGGACGACCGCGCCATGCTGTGCGGCAGCCCAAGCATGCTCGACGAGACCAGCGAAGTGCTCAACAGCTTCGGCCTGACCGTTTCGCCGCGTATGCGCGAGCCGGGTGACTACCTGATCGAGCGTGCGTTCGTCGAGAAGTAA